One genomic window of Cystobacter ferrugineus includes the following:
- a CDS encoding ribonucleotide-diphosphate reductase subunit beta, with translation MPSNATPKTGGRLLDPGLNLTLRPMQYPAFFEMYRNAIKNTWTVEEVDFSTDVGDLRSKMSPADRHLIQRLVAFFATGDSIVSNNLVLNLYKHVNAPEARMYLSRQLYEEALHVQFYLTLLDTYVPDPAERAKAFAAIDNIPSIQEKAAFCFKWMDSVHQLDRLETREQRRAFLLNLICFAACIEGLFFFAAFAYVYFLRSRGLLHGLAAGTNWVFRDESAHMAFAFEVVKCVRREEPGLFDAQMERDVVSMMEEAVACELRFAEDLLGGGVAGLSVNEMRQYLEYVADQRLTLLELPKRYGSKNPFAFMDLQDVQELANFFERRVSAYQVGVVGEVTFDAAF, from the coding sequence ATGCCCTCCAACGCGACTCCCAAGACGGGCGGGCGCCTGCTGGATCCAGGGCTCAACCTCACCCTGCGCCCCATGCAGTACCCGGCGTTCTTCGAGATGTACCGCAACGCCATCAAGAACACCTGGACGGTGGAGGAGGTGGACTTCTCCACGGACGTGGGCGACCTGCGCTCGAAGATGTCGCCCGCGGACCGCCACCTCATCCAGCGCCTCGTGGCCTTCTTCGCCACGGGCGACTCCATCGTGTCCAACAACCTCGTGCTCAACCTGTACAAGCACGTGAACGCGCCCGAGGCGCGCATGTACCTGTCCCGCCAGCTCTACGAGGAGGCACTGCACGTGCAGTTCTACCTCACGCTGCTCGACACGTACGTGCCCGACCCGGCCGAGCGCGCCAAGGCCTTCGCCGCCATCGACAACATCCCGAGCATCCAAGAGAAGGCCGCCTTCTGCTTCAAGTGGATGGACTCGGTGCACCAGTTGGACCGGCTGGAGACACGCGAGCAGCGCCGCGCCTTCCTGCTCAACCTCATCTGCTTCGCCGCCTGCATCGAGGGGCTCTTCTTCTTCGCGGCCTTCGCCTACGTGTACTTCCTGCGCTCGCGCGGGCTGCTCCACGGCCTGGCCGCGGGCACCAACTGGGTGTTCCGCGACGAGAGCGCCCACATGGCGTTCGCCTTCGAGGTGGTCAAGTGCGTGCGCCGCGAGGAGCCCGGCCTCTTCGACGCGCAGATGGAGCGCGACGTGGTGAGCATGATGGAGGAGGCGGTGGCGTGTGAGCTGCGCTTCGCCGAGGACCTCCTGGGCGGCGGCGTGGCCGGACTGTCCGTGAACGAGATGCGCCAGTACCTCGAGTACGTGGCGGATCAGCGCCTCACCCTGCTGGAGCTGCCCAAGCGCTACGGCTCGAAGAACCCGTTCGCCTTCATGGACCTGCAGGACGTGCAGGAGCTGGCCAACTTCTTCGAGCGCCGCGTCTCCGCCTACCAGGTGGGCGTCGTCGGAGAAGTGACCTTCGACGCCGCGTTCTAG
- a CDS encoding ribonucleoside-diphosphate reductase subunit alpha, which produces MLDTIPVSPPNSQPPPTTMRVRKRNGTLEAADLNKIVRAISRCCDGLRQVDAIRVATKTIAGLYDGASTQELDQLSIQTAASLTLEEPEYARLAARLLATYIDKELSGQEVHSFSQSIAAAHRLGLVNERVAQLVAANSRKLNDAIDPTRNRLFEYFGLRTVYDRYLLKHPTTRAVLETPQHFFMRIAVALGETVPEALELYRRFSLLEYVPSSPTLFNSGTRHEQLSSCFLLDSPEDELGSIYQRYTDVAMLSKFSGGIGLAYHRIRSRGSLITSTNGHSNGIVPWLKTLDASVAAVNQGGKRKGAACVYLETWHADLEEFLELRDNTGDEARRTHNLNLANWVPDLFMKRVEADGSWSLFDPKVVPHLTDLYGEEFERAYLEAEARGLAVKSIKAREVYARMMRTLAQTGNGWMTFKDKSNRACNQTARPGRVVHLSNLCTEILEVTNKDETAVCNLGSINLARHTSTDAAGKVTFDWEKLAQTVRTAVRQLDRVIDLNFYPIPTAESSNRRWRPVGLGIMGLQDVFFQMRLPFDAPEARTLSRKVSEEIYFHALSASAELAAERGAHPAFPETRAAQGELQFDAWSVTPEDPARWDALRARVKQTGLRNSLLIAIAPTATIASIAGCYECIEPQVSNLFKRETLSGDFLQVNRYLVEELKALGKWNEDMRTRIKLAEGSIQGISDIPAEVRAIYRTAWELPMRSLIDMAADRGAFIDQSQSLNLFMESPNIGQLSSMYMYAWKKGLKTTYYLRSRPATRIAKATVEAPREEKPTEAQAIACSLENPEACEACQ; this is translated from the coding sequence ATGTTGGACACCATCCCCGTCTCGCCCCCCAACTCGCAACCGCCCCCCACCACCATGCGGGTACGCAAGCGAAATGGGACGCTCGAGGCCGCGGATCTGAACAAAATCGTCCGCGCCATCAGCCGCTGCTGTGATGGCCTGCGCCAGGTGGACGCCATCCGCGTGGCCACCAAGACGATCGCCGGTCTCTATGACGGCGCCTCGACCCAGGAGTTGGATCAGCTCTCCATCCAGACCGCGGCCTCGCTCACGCTCGAGGAGCCCGAGTACGCCCGGCTCGCCGCGCGGCTGCTCGCCACGTACATCGACAAGGAGCTGTCGGGTCAGGAGGTGCACTCCTTCTCGCAGTCCATCGCCGCGGCCCACCGGCTGGGGCTCGTCAACGAGCGCGTCGCCCAGCTCGTCGCCGCCAACTCGCGCAAGCTCAACGACGCCATCGATCCCACGCGCAACCGGCTCTTCGAGTACTTCGGCCTGCGCACCGTCTACGATCGCTACCTGCTCAAGCACCCCACCACGCGCGCGGTGCTGGAGACGCCCCAGCACTTCTTCATGCGCATCGCCGTGGCGCTCGGCGAGACCGTGCCCGAGGCCCTGGAGCTCTACCGGCGCTTCTCGCTCCTGGAGTACGTGCCCAGCTCCCCCACCCTCTTCAACTCCGGCACCCGGCACGAGCAGCTCTCCTCGTGCTTCCTGCTCGACTCGCCCGAGGACGAGCTGGGCAGCATCTACCAGCGCTACACCGACGTGGCCATGCTCTCGAAGTTCTCGGGCGGCATCGGGCTCGCCTACCACCGCATCCGCTCGCGCGGCTCGCTCATCACCAGCACCAACGGGCACAGCAACGGCATCGTCCCGTGGCTCAAGACGCTGGATGCGTCCGTGGCGGCGGTGAACCAGGGCGGCAAGCGCAAGGGCGCGGCGTGCGTGTACCTGGAGACGTGGCACGCGGACCTGGAGGAGTTCCTGGAGCTGCGCGACAACACGGGTGACGAGGCCCGGCGCACGCACAACCTGAACCTCGCCAACTGGGTGCCCGACCTGTTCATGAAGCGCGTCGAGGCGGACGGCTCCTGGTCGCTCTTCGATCCCAAGGTGGTGCCGCACCTCACCGACCTGTATGGCGAGGAGTTCGAGCGCGCCTACCTCGAGGCGGAGGCCAGGGGGCTGGCCGTCAAGAGCATCAAGGCGCGCGAGGTGTACGCGCGCATGATGCGCACGCTCGCCCAGACGGGTAACGGCTGGATGACGTTCAAGGACAAGAGCAACCGCGCGTGCAACCAGACGGCGCGCCCGGGCCGCGTCGTGCACCTGTCCAACCTGTGCACGGAAATCCTCGAGGTGACGAACAAGGACGAGACGGCCGTCTGCAACCTCGGCTCCATCAACCTCGCGCGGCACACGTCCACGGACGCGGCGGGCAAGGTGACGTTCGACTGGGAGAAGCTCGCCCAGACGGTGCGCACGGCGGTGCGGCAGCTCGACCGGGTCATCGACCTGAACTTCTACCCCATCCCCACCGCCGAGAGCTCCAACCGGCGCTGGCGCCCGGTGGGCCTGGGCATCATGGGCCTGCAGGACGTCTTCTTCCAGATGCGCCTGCCCTTCGACGCCCCCGAGGCGCGCACGCTCTCGCGCAAGGTGTCCGAGGAAATCTACTTCCACGCCCTCTCGGCGTCCGCGGAACTCGCGGCCGAGCGCGGCGCCCACCCCGCCTTCCCCGAGACGCGCGCCGCCCAGGGCGAGCTCCAGTTCGATGCCTGGAGCGTGACGCCCGAGGACCCCGCGCGCTGGGATGCGCTGCGTGCGCGGGTGAAGCAGACCGGCCTGCGCAACTCGCTGCTCATCGCCATCGCCCCCACGGCGACCATCGCCTCCATCGCGGGCTGCTACGAGTGCATCGAGCCCCAGGTGTCCAACCTCTTCAAGCGAGAGACGCTCTCGGGTGACTTCCTCCAGGTCAACCGCTACCTGGTCGAGGAGCTCAAGGCCCTGGGCAAGTGGAACGAGGACATGCGCACGCGCATCAAGCTCGCGGAAGGCTCCATCCAGGGGATTTCAGACATCCCCGCCGAGGTGCGCGCCATCTACCGCACCGCGTGGGAGCTGCCCATGCGCTCGCTCATCGACATGGCGGCCGACCGCGGCGCCTTCATCGACCAGAGCCAGTCGCTCAACCTGTTCATGGAGTCGCCCAACATCGGGCAGCTCAGCTCCATGTACATGTACGCCTGGAAGAAGGGACTGAAGACGACGTACTACCTGCGCTCGCGCCCCGCCACGCGCATCGCCAAGGCCACCGTCGAGGCGCCCCGCGAGGAGAAGCCCACCGAGGCGCAGGCCATCGCCTGCTCCCTGGAAAACCCCGAAGCCTGCGAGGCCTGCCAGTGA